In Bombyx mori chromosome 11, ASM3026992v2, one genomic interval encodes:
- the LOC101741791 gene encoding ruvB-like 2: MASIAAAQVQEVRSITRIERIGAHSHIRGLGLDDSLEPRQVSQGMVGQKMARKAAGVILQMIREGKIAGRAVLLAGQPGTGKTAIAMGLAQALGPDTPFTSMAGSEIFSLEMSKTEALTQAIRKSIGIRIKEESEIIEGEVVEVVVERAAGGGGARVGRLTLKTTDMETNYDMGAKMIDSLLKEKVQAGDVITIDKATGKINKLGRSFARARDYDATGQQARFVQCPEGELQKRKEVVHTVTLHEVDVINSRTHGFLALFSGDTGEIKSEIREQINSKVAEWREEGKAEMIPGVLFIDEAHMLDIECFSFLNRALESETAPIVIMATNRGITRIRGTTYRSPHGIPLDLLDRMIIVATSPYSQSELKDILNIRCEEEDCQMSADALTVLTRVATETSLRYAIQLITTASLVAKRRKAAEVSMEDVKKVYSLFLDEHRSEQFLKEYQDEFMFNDGSGDASQVMMEVSQ; the protein is encoded by the exons ATGGCT TCAATAGCAGCGGCGCAAGTACAAGAAGTGCGTTCTATAACGCGCATCGAGAGAATTGGCGCGCATTCCCACATTAGAGGACTGGGCTTAGATGACTCTTTGGAGCCAAGACAAGTATCGCAGGGCATGGTCGGCCAGAAGATGGCAAGGAAGGCCGCCGGAGTCATCTTACAGATGATTCGAGAAG GTAAGATAGCGGGACGAGCAGTGTTATTGGCCGGTCAGCCTGGTACAGGGAAGACTGCCATCGCTATGGGACTAGCACAAGCTCTGGGACCGGACACACCATTTACGAGCATGGCCG GTTCGGAGATATTCTCTTTGGAAATGAGTAAAACTGAGGCTCTAACGCAGGCCATCAGGAAGTCTATAGGTATTAGAATTAA GGAGGAGTCTGAGATAATTGAAGGGGAGGTCGTCGAGGTGGTAGTGGAGCGTGCGGCGGGGGGCGGCGGCGCCAGGGTCGGCCGTCTCACCCTCAAGACCACCGACATGGAAACGAACTACGACATGGGAGCCAAAATGATTGATTCGCTGCTTAAAGAGAAG GTTCAAGCCGGAGATGTGATCACCATAGACAAGGCTACAGGCAAAATAAACAAGCTCGGCAGGAGTTTTGCCAGAGCCAGAGACTATGATGCTACCG GTCAGCAGGCCAGGTTCGTGCAGTGCCCCGAGGGCGAGCTGCAGAAGCGCAAGGAGGTGGTGCACACGGTGACGCTGCACGAGGTGGACGTCATCAACTCCAGGACCCACGGCTTCCTGGCACTGTTCTCCG GCGACACGGGCGAGATTAAATCTGAGATTCGGGAGCAGATTAACAGTAAGGTGGCTGAGTGGAGAGAGGAGGGGAAGGCAGAAATGATTCCGGGGGTGCTATTCATCGATGAG GCTCACATGCTGGACATTGAGTGCTTCTCGTTCCTCAATCGCGCGCTGGAATCGGAAACCGCTCCCATCGTGATCATGGCGACGAATCGAGGGATCACCCGGATACGGGGTACCACTTACCGCAGCCCGCACGGCATACCGCTGGACCTGCTCGACCGGATGATCATCGTGGCCACCTCGCCGTACTCCCAGAGTGAGCTCAAGGACATACTCAATATACG TTGCGAAGAAGAGGACTGTCAGATGTCAGCCGACGCTTTGACAGTTCTGACGCGGGTCGCCACGGAAACGTCATTGCGTTATGCCATACAGCTGATCACTACGGCTTCGCTCGTCGCCAAGAGACGGAAGGCGGCTGAG GTCAGTATGGAAGACGTGAAAAAGGTCTACTCGCTGTTCTTGGACGAGCATCGTTCCGAGCAGTTTTTGAAGGAGTACCAGGACGAGTTTATGTTTAACGATGGTTCCGGCG aTGCATCGCAAGTGATGATGGAAGTATCTCAGTAA